In Plasmodium vivax chromosome 14, whole genome shotgun sequence, the genomic window aaaaaaaaaaaaaaattgcgccaCGAAATTGCTTTTACCtctcacaaaaaagggataatACAATATAATGGGAGAGCACACAACTCAGAAGCAGGGgatctttctctttttttttttttctgaggGGGTAGGGAGAGAGGCCGAACGTCTCATAAATCGTGTCAATCGTTTCGCTAAACCTGTTTGTGGAATCACCGTGCGGGATCGCTTattgtgcaaaaaagaaaaaaaaaaaaaaaaaaaaatcttcgaagatgggaaaaaacacacatgtgAAATGAGTAAGCTTTTATCTCTCACTACGGATGgagcgttaaaaaaaaaaaaaaaagctccCTTGGTGTTTCTTCCCTTCACGAATGCACTAGGGCGAACTGGCGCATGCAGTGGGAAGGGCCTAGCTCATAACGTCATAGGGACGCTAGGATGGTGTGCCCGGGCAAGCGCTAGCAAGCGTCCCCTCCTATTAGTACTCCAGCAGTGGTACTTCTTCGCGATGCCTTCCCGTGAGCGCCTCCCCCTCTCCGCGCGCCACGACGCTTACACACACAAGTTGGGGAAATGTATTGTGAACCATGTCTAGAGGGAAGTGAATCCGTTCGACACAtcgaaggggggagcgggaattgggaaaaaaaaagagaaaaaaaaaaataaataaaataactaacTTGTAACACGTAATGACGCCGCCAAACTGGAGACTAACAGACGGGCGCCCCTTGGAGcagaaaaatgaaggcaCATGGAAATGCGTCGAGGGTGAACAATGGGTTGGCGCGAATGATACACTAATTTGAGGTAACACTTCCGTCATTTGTTCGCCACAGTTTGGGGGCGCTCCCACATGAAAGAGTAATTTAACGCAAAAGAGGATCTTTCCAGGGGgtgccaaaatgggagacGCACGAACCAAAAAGGATCGTGAGTCATGCGGGTGGTTAGTTCATGCCTCCCCTGTTACGAGGCGAGCTACTGACGTTGGGCTAAGCGGGGGGCGCTACAAACGGGGGGATCCAAAGGCTGTTCACTTCCTCACTGATCGACGAAACAGCTTCGTTTGTTTTCTCGCCCAGCCACGTCGCATGCTACATTGGCAAATCGATCCGTCCAGCTAAATAGATGGCGTATGTGTCTATGTAAGCatatctgttttttttttttttttttattttctcattaaGCACTCCCCTTTCCGAAGCAGCCAACCCGCTCTCCTGAAAAGAGGACCTCAACTCTGCTGGTACCAAATGGCACACAACGGGGAACCCTTTCCAGAGGAGGAACTGATTTGCCATTTGGACGGCCCCCCTCCGCATGCCCACGCAGTAAAAAGGAGTAGCAGCGGAGGGGACACCGCCAACTGGTCTGCAACTGGCGGGGCTGCTTAAATCTACCCTGCACCGTCCGGGATAGCTCCAGATGGGCCACAACTCtcgagaaggaaaagaaggccGCACGAAAGTGGACAGCTGAGCGGGTGACACCCCCCACGTTAACGAACATGGGAATGTAAAACCGCTTAACATTGTGACTGTGTATTGATGATGTGTTGGTCCTCTACAAACGGGGAGGGTATCTCCCCTGGGGATGTCCTCGCCAAGTGGGGGCAGACGTAACGCTATTTTATTTGCTGTGCTCACTCTATGTTGAGCAATTCGTTGTTACTTTCAACACCGCGGAGAATgcttctccaaaaaaaaaaaaaaaaaaaaaaatacttacaATTGGAGGTTGCATGCCGCAAAATGGTCCTCACTActtagcgaaaaaaaaaaaaaatcccttgTGGGTATGCAAGCGGgtgggggtaaaaaaaagacccgGACATTTCCCATTCCATTCATTTGGTTCGTTCACTTGGTGCCGAATTGGCAATCCGAGCAAGAACGCGTGGAGCAACCcggggggaaattaaaaaaaaaaaaatagctcaTCGTTCAGGTAATACGAACAGATTGGCTACATTTCAAATgggtaaaggaaaaacggCGGTGATTCTCCGGGGAAATTATAGTCAACTTCTCCGCTGCAAAAAGGTGGGCTGTTATAACGCCGCCCCGATAGGGCCTCCCCCCTGCGTGCCTCACTATTTTTGCGAACCTTCGGGGGGCATcctttgccaaaaaaaggagcaacacagtaagcaaaaatgatgttgccttcgaaaaaaaaaaataaaataaaaaagtaacgCATCACAAAAATTAAGGTGACCATCGAGGTGATGCGCAAACGTTCGTGCAAACCGCGCAATGATAGAACTGCCACATAATCAGGAGcgatattgtatatataaaatacaacTGATTGGAGAATACAGCTGAGCCACCAGGCTGCTGCTCCATTCTTCACGAATTTGTTAGCCATTTGTAGGAACAGATTGGCCTCCTTGAAAAAGGAACGATCAGCAGCGACCGCGGCAACGGCAACGAAGAGCTAATTttgttcgctttttttttggtgcctGCGAGTGGGGGCCCCCAACCCAAAGCATCCACGCAgggcgcaaaaatgaaattcaacaagaggaagaaatccTTTaagataaagaagaaaaactaTGGAGGTAGGAAGGAGCAGGAGGACAACTCCGAGATAGAGTCCGACGATATACTCTCCTCGGAGGCATCGGAAAGTGCGAACCTGAGGACGAAgctggggaagaagaaaaagcgcCACATCGCATCGGTTGAGGGGCAGATAACAGATGAAGACGCTACAGATGGCGATGCATCCGATGGCGATGCAAGTGACCTCGAGGAGGACGGCCCCAGTGGAGACGAAAACGGAGACGCCTTCAATAACCcggaggagaggaaaatACACCTGGCCAAAAAGTACCTCCGAGATATGGGCATCCAAAGCAGCGATGAGGAGAAGTCCCAAAGTGATTCCCCTGCGAACAGTGATGAGGAGGACAATTCGGACTCAAATTTCAGCGACAACCGGTACTCCCACGGAAATGAGGAGCAGAAGGAACGAATAACCAAACTGATGATGCAAAGGGAGAGGCAAAAGAGCAGGAAGGCGCTCCTAAATttgggaaataaaataaaaattgtgcatgACGAGAAGTTGGCTGCTTCGAAAGGGGTTGTCAAGCGGGGGCCAGCTTgcctgaaccgttcagggggaagcggtggaagcggcgaaagCGGTCAGAGCGGCCAAACTGGTCAACGCGGCCAACCTGGCAAGAGCAGCCAAACTGACCTGCTTTCTGAAGaggccttcttcttccgcgGACACAAAAAGAGCGTGACGTGCGTTGCCTGCCCAGACTTTAACCTCTCCTTCTTTGACTACTACGAGTACGATGCGGGGACCGCCGAGCGTGAGGGGTGCGACGCCTACGCAGGGTACAACAGCGGGAAGTTTTACAGAGAGGACAATCCCCGGAGCAGCCCGCAGGGAGACGACCCCCTTGGAGGCGACCCCCTTGGAGACGACGCCCAACAGGTCATGCAGCCGAAGGTGTTCCCCAATGTTTCCCTCAGCACAGCCTACACGGGGGGCAAAGACGCCTGCATCATCGAGTGGGACTTAGCAAGAGGAGAGAAGGTTCACATTTATAAAGGAAACCCCAGCGCCTTCCAGCATTTCGGAAGGAGCAACGGAATAAGTCATTTCAAAAGCGTAATGGATTTGTATTGCCACAAATTTAATTCCTTCTTCATCTCTGTTGGGGCGGACAATTTAATAAGCACATGGGATAACAGGGTGAAAAAGACCTGCACCCATTCCATAGTTGGTCATAAAAATGTCATCAGCGCAATTGTTGGGAGCAATGAAAATACAGATGAGCTGAACATGGAATATAACTTCTTCACGTCCTCCTACGATAAATCGATTAAATTATGGGACTTGcgttttttggaaaaatgtaTCAATACGTATATGGGACATACCAACAACATTTTAAGC contains:
- a CDS encoding WD domain, G-beta repeat domain containing protein (encoded by transcript PVX_123965A) is translated as MKFNKRKKSFKIKKKNYGGRKEQEDNSEIESDDILSSEASESANLRTKLGKKKKRHIASVEGQITDEDATDGDASDGDASDLEEDGPSGDENGDAFNNPEERKIHLAKKYLRDMGIQSSDEEKSQSDSPANSDEEDNSDSNFSDNRYSHGNEEQKERITKLMMQRERQKSRKALLNLGNKIKIVHDEKLAASKGVVKRGPACLNRSGGSGGSGESGQSGQTGQRGQPGKSSQTDLLSEEAFFFRGHKKSVTCVACPDFNLSFFDYYEYDAGTAEREGCDAYAGYNSGKFYREDNPRSSPQGDDPLGGDPLGDDAQQVMQPKVFPNVSLSTAYTGGKDACIIEWDLARGEKVHIYKGNPSAFQHFGRSNGISHFKSVMDLYCHKFNSFFISVGADNLISTWDNRVKKTCTHSIVGHKNVISAIVGSNENTDELNMEYNFFTSSYDKSIKLWDLRFLEKCINTYMGHTNNILSMTSLTQNKLITSSSDYTLRFWNTKNDNHLLFNLNYEIVESCCSLNNRVFIAGTFSGHIYILSSSYKKPICICKNAHNSYAVTALVSIPFTDIFISGSYDGYVNFWQYKSVSKTSATMRKVLAVPVDGAVSKFSFSPNYAYLFAAVGDEMKHGKWTRTRSRNGLAVIPLRFLR